One bacterium genomic window carries:
- a CDS encoding type IV pilus twitching motility protein PilT: protein MTKRAEQEVSIDALHIDDLLRDMMERNASDLHICIDVPPVIRVDGKLLPLNYPKLVSTDTQRMMYDILSDEQIRRFEENWELDFSYTVHGMARFRVNIFKDKGAVAAAFRLIPARIPTIRELKLPLVLEGLTRKPRGLILVTGPTGSGKSTTLAAMINQINNERSTHIISIEDPIEYLHTHKYSIINQRELGQDTKEFSHALRSALREDPDVILVGEMRDLDTMTNAIQAAETGHLVLATLHTSSAAQTVDRIVDSFPPSGQEQIRLMLSNSIEAVLCQQLLPRSGQPGRICAMEVMIASPAIRNLIREAKTHQIGSIIQTSASAGMMTMDQHLCELYKSGHITLDEAIKVAANPEELKSMVNMNAASNGSSTLNFRG from the coding sequence TTGACCAAAAGGGCTGAACAAGAAGTCTCGATTGATGCGTTACACATCGATGACTTGCTGCGCGACATGATGGAGCGGAACGCATCCGATCTGCACATATGCATCGATGTGCCTCCGGTTATTCGTGTTGACGGTAAGTTATTGCCGCTTAATTATCCGAAGCTGGTATCCACCGATACCCAGCGTATGATGTATGATATACTCTCCGACGAACAGATCCGGCGTTTTGAGGAAAACTGGGAACTCGACTTTTCATACACAGTGCATGGCATGGCTCGGTTCAGGGTCAACATTTTCAAGGACAAGGGAGCTGTTGCGGCCGCGTTCAGACTGATCCCTGCCAGGATACCGACCATACGTGAACTGAAGTTGCCGCTGGTGTTGGAAGGCCTTACGAGAAAGCCGAGGGGGTTGATATTGGTCACGGGTCCGACGGGCTCAGGCAAGTCGACCACTCTTGCTGCGATGATAAATCAGATCAACAACGAGCGCAGCACACACATTATCAGCATTGAGGACCCGATCGAGTATTTGCATACGCACAAATACAGCATAATTAACCAGCGGGAGTTGGGTCAGGACACTAAGGAGTTTTCTCATGCGCTGCGGTCGGCATTAAGGGAGGACCCGGATGTGATCCTGGTCGGCGAGATGCGCGATCTGGACACAATGACCAACGCGATCCAGGCTGCTGAGACGGGTCATTTGGTGCTCGCGACGCTGCATACCAGCAGCGCGGCGCAGACAGTCGACCGCATCGTGGATTCATTTCCTCCGTCCGGCCAGGAGCAGATACGTCTGATGCTTTCAAACAGCATTGAGGCTGTTTTATGTCAACAGCTCCTGCCCCGTTCGGGTCAGCCTGGGCGCATATGCGCTATGGAGGTTATGATAGCCTCACCGGCGATAAGAAATTTGATACGAGAGGCCAAGACTCATCAGATCGGGTCTATTATTCAGACCAGTGCGAGTGCTGGGATGATGACCATGGACCAGCATCTGTGCGAATTATATAAAAGTGGTCATATTACATTGGATGAAGCCATAAAGGTAGCTGCGAACCCGGAAGAACTGAAGAGCATGGTAAATATGAATGCTGCAAGCAATGGCTCCAGCACATTAAATTTCAGGGGATAG
- a CDS encoding YqeG family HAD IIIA-type phosphatase, which yields MGEMLELFRPDQYVRNISEIDLVVLRQSGYEALMLDLDNTILPWASSQVPESSRCWVESAKAMGMKMCIISNTHNPKRLDAVARELGISCVFRALKPRPHGFNNALKMLGCKAENCVVVGDQLLTDILGGNWACMHTILVEPMHPKEFIGTKLSRLLERWIMHRLRKVPAAGTNGCLCKSEKQDTK from the coding sequence ATGGGTGAGATGCTTGAACTGTTTCGACCCGATCAATACGTGCGCAATATAAGCGAGATCGACCTGGTCGTGCTCAGGCAGAGCGGTTATGAGGCTCTGATGCTTGATTTGGATAATACGATTCTGCCGTGGGCGAGTTCACAGGTTCCCGAGTCCAGCAGGTGTTGGGTCGAATCGGCCAAAGCCATGGGCATGAAGATGTGCATTATTTCCAACACGCACAATCCGAAGCGATTGGATGCCGTTGCTCGCGAGCTTGGAATCTCCTGTGTATTCAGGGCATTGAAGCCGCGTCCGCATGGCTTTAACAATGCATTAAAGATGTTGGGTTGCAAAGCCGAAAATTGCGTCGTAGTGGGCGATCAACTGCTCACGGACATACTCGGCGGCAACTGGGCGTGTATGCATACGATTCTGGTCGAGCCTATGCATCCAAAAGAGTTTATCGGCACAAAGCTCAGCCGCTTGCTTGAACGATGGATCATGCATCGCCTGCGCAAAGTGCCTGCTGCTGGAACAAACGGCTGTCTGTGCAAGTCAGAAAAACAGGATACCAAGTGA
- a CDS encoding shikimate dehydrogenase, whose protein sequence is MNILGKTRVLGVFGHPISHSLSPAIHNAAIEAMGIDYVYVPFHVLPEDLERAVAGIRAMNIAGINVTIPHKESVIAYLDEVSERSMRIHSVNTIINRDGYLVGDTTDGPGFLKSAESEWGKLDGRRVLILGAGGSAKAVSFALAEIGCDIAIANRTPERATQLAEGLSSVFGRGIARAVEMDRQTLADEVKRADLLVNTTSVGMTPDIESVPIPAELLHPNLMVYDLVYNPPVTRLVSRAREVGARAVNGLGMLVHQGALSLEMWTGRQVPINVMEEAAAVVL, encoded by the coding sequence GTGAACATACTCGGCAAAACACGTGTTTTGGGCGTATTCGGGCACCCAATATCTCACAGTCTGTCGCCTGCGATCCATAATGCGGCGATTGAGGCAATGGGAATAGATTACGTGTATGTGCCGTTTCATGTACTGCCCGAGGATCTTGAGAGAGCGGTTGCCGGAATCAGGGCGATGAACATTGCGGGGATAAACGTCACGATTCCCCATAAAGAGAGCGTCATCGCATATCTCGATGAAGTGAGCGAGCGGTCGATGAGGATTCATTCCGTAAACACGATCATAAATCGAGACGGATATCTAGTTGGGGATACGACCGACGGTCCCGGTTTTCTCAAATCGGCGGAGTCTGAGTGGGGAAAGCTGGACGGACGCAGAGTATTGATACTTGGGGCAGGCGGTTCGGCAAAGGCAGTAAGCTTTGCGCTTGCCGAGATCGGATGCGATATAGCGATAGCGAATCGGACGCCTGAGAGGGCGACGCAGCTTGCCGAGGGTTTGAGTTCAGTCTTCGGGAGAGGAATTGCGAGGGCTGTAGAGATGGACAGACAGACTCTTGCGGATGAGGTGAAGAGGGCAGACCTGCTGGTAAACACCACATCGGTGGGCATGACCCCGGATATAGAATCTGTTCCAATACCGGCCGAGTTGCTGCATCCAAATCTGATGGTGTACGATCTCGTATATAACCCTCCGGTCACCCGGCTGGTCAGCCGGGCTCGTGAGGTCGGAGCGAGAGCGGTCAATGGCTTGGGGATGTTGGTTCACCAGGGTGCATTATCGCTTGAAATGTGGACCGGGCGACAGGTGCCGATTAATGTGATGGAAGAAGCGGCTGCTGTTGTGTTATAA
- a CDS encoding type II secretion system F family protein: MPNYAYTIRDAVGTVIPGTSEAENEDILRKRLTEQGFTVVEIKQTKSTQKKIGGMGGVKKSELSIMCRQFSTMIDAGVNLVRCLNVLSEQATNPKLKAILTDVTNEVESGQTLTRALEKYPTVFDRLFIGLVNAGEVGGALEESLQRLSQFLESDVELRRKIKSALTYPVMILCFAGLVVIGLMTFILPKFMTMFVDLGIKDLPPLTAAIKGCSDFMLSKWYFMILIVVGFVVATRLFGRTKIGRRTLDTVKLKLPVFGSLNHKVALARFARTLATLLASGVAILQAMETVSGTVSNDIISDALLEARARIREGDRIAEPLGKSKLFPPMVVQMISIGEESGSLDPMLSKVADFYEDEVDAAVSSLTSAIEPVLIVTLGAVVGCIVIGMFMPLIAVIQNLSGGG; encoded by the coding sequence ATGCCGAATTATGCATACACGATAAGAGACGCAGTGGGGACTGTAATTCCTGGGACCTCAGAGGCCGAGAACGAAGATATTCTGCGCAAAAGGCTGACCGAGCAGGGGTTCACGGTTGTCGAGATCAAACAGACCAAGAGCACTCAGAAAAAGATCGGCGGAATGGGCGGTGTCAAGAAGTCCGAGCTTTCGATCATGTGCCGCCAGTTTTCAACCATGATCGATGCCGGTGTAAACCTCGTGCGCTGTCTGAATGTGCTTTCTGAGCAGGCGACCAATCCCAAGCTAAAGGCAATTTTGACCGATGTTACCAACGAGGTCGAGAGCGGTCAGACTCTGACCAGGGCATTGGAGAAATACCCGACTGTTTTCGACAGGTTGTTTATCGGTCTTGTGAATGCGGGTGAGGTCGGTGGAGCGCTTGAAGAGAGTCTTCAGAGGCTTTCGCAGTTCCTTGAAAGTGATGTCGAACTGCGGCGCAAGATCAAGTCTGCTCTGACCTATCCGGTCATGATCCTTTGTTTTGCAGGTCTGGTAGTTATTGGTTTGATGACGTTTATTTTGCCGAAATTTATGACCATGTTCGTTGATCTGGGCATCAAAGACCTTCCTCCGCTTACAGCCGCAATAAAGGGCTGCAGTGATTTCATGCTCAGCAAGTGGTATTTTATGATCTTGATTGTCGTAGGTTTTGTTGTTGCCACCAGGCTCTTCGGCAGAACAAAAATCGGCAGGCGTACATTAGATACGGTAAAGCTCAAGCTGCCTGTATTTGGAAGCCTGAATCATAAAGTTGCGCTTGCAAGGTTCGCCCGAACGCTTGCCACTCTGCTTGCCAGCGGTGTTGCAATTTTGCAGGCTATGGAGACGGTGTCAGGGACAGTGTCAAACGATATCATATCCGATGCATTGCTTGAAGCAAGGGCAAGAATCAGAGAGGGAGACCGTATAGCCGAACCACTGGGTAAGAGCAAGCTCTTCCCACCGATGGTAGTGCAGATGATCTCTATTGGTGAGGAGTCCGGTTCACTTGACCCAATGCTCAGCAAGGTCGCTGACTTCTATGAAGATGAAGTCGATGCGGCCGTTTCGAGTTTGACCTCTGCCATCGAGCCGGTGTTGATTGTTACCCTGGGTGCGGTTGTAGGCTGTATCGTTATCGGAATGTTCATGCCGTTGATTGCTGTTATTCAGAACCTTTCCGGAGGCGGTTAG
- a CDS encoding prepilin-type N-terminal cleavage/methylation domain-containing protein gives MRTSNRGFSLVELLTVIAIIAILAAVIFPVMGVVKEKARQNNCMTSLHQIGSAVAMFKTDNRKYPLALVGAVDSNGEPTEEQKSAVDFTVAKSDDYLFMEYVPSFKTFHCPSSNITDTKSIFSVPQVAYANSPTISIYVYSSYDGYVDSGGTVYRHYFTDWASETDNSTTGVSRLKPDEGTDDTTKQQTDYERQLKFRNPPADTVITWCSYHQGGTATAPTGNAIVLFLDGSTERVPASKVEACKWRVRPTKG, from the coding sequence ATGAGGACATCAAATAGAGGTTTCTCTCTGGTAGAGCTTCTAACAGTTATCGCGATCATAGCAATATTGGCTGCAGTTATTTTCCCTGTGATGGGTGTAGTGAAGGAGAAGGCGCGTCAGAACAACTGCATGACCAGTCTCCATCAGATAGGCTCAGCGGTTGCCATGTTCAAGACAGACAACCGCAAATATCCCCTTGCTCTGGTCGGCGCTGTCGATTCCAACGGCGAACCCACTGAAGAACAAAAGAGTGCAGTAGACTTTACAGTTGCAAAGAGCGACGATTATTTGTTTATGGAATACGTTCCTTCATTCAAGACATTTCACTGTCCGTCGTCGAATATAACGGATACGAAATCGATATTTTCGGTGCCTCAGGTTGCCTATGCCAATAGTCCGACAATCTCTATCTACGTCTACAGCAGTTACGACGGCTATGTAGACAGCGGCGGCACTGTTTATCGGCATTATTTTACTGACTGGGCAAGCGAAACCGACAATTCTACGACTGGTGTGAGCAGACTAAAACCAGACGAGGGAACGGATGACACAACGAAGCAGCAGACGGACTATGAGCGCCAGCTCAAGTTCAGAAACCCGCCTGCTGATACTGTCATAACCTGGTGTTCATATCATCAGGGCGGCACAGCCACTGCCCCGACCGGCAATGCGATTGTGCTGTTTCTCGATGGCAGCACGGAGCGTGTACCGGCGAGTAAAGTTGAAGCCTGCAAGTGGCGAGTTCGACCTACCAAGGGCTAA
- the tadA gene encoding Flp pilus assembly complex ATPase component TadA has product MARKDLGEALVAKGVITAEQLAEARDVQRSAPGDIGRIIIDLGFADAKAVTEVQAEILGIAFVDLVTQKIDQSAVNAVPEHVAKRHKVLPIGKNGNKLILAVVNPNDPVALQDIRLASGAQQIVPALATEDDLLDAIDRVYNSGGSAGNEVVPTTDPGAAPIPGGSNGGGGGASLNLSADIRQAIAGFGAREEIADEDTESIAKVSEEAPIIRIAYTIIQRAIADSASDIHVEPDRRGVRVRYRIDGVLHEVMPLPKYIDKPLISRFKIMSDMNIAERRIPQDGRIPIRWDNKDYDLRVSCLPTVHGEKIVMRILDKSNVLIGLNRLGFSPEVQSQLEEIVVQPNGMFLTTGPTGSGKTTTLYSVLHKLNSVEKNIITIEDPVEYQLSGISQVQVHKKAGLTFASAMRSFLRQDPDIIMVGEMRDLETAEIGVEASLTGHFVLSTLHTNDAPSAVIRLVDMGVEPYLISATVVATLAQRLARKVCQKCKVPYQVPASELRRFGFKASDPNQQVTLYKGEGCEVCKHTGYKGRIGIYELMRINDEIRELMVRRSPLADLREAAKANGMHELREDGLDKVLQGVTTPDEVMRVVFTAGQ; this is encoded by the coding sequence ATGGCTAGAAAAGATTTAGGTGAGGCGCTTGTCGCCAAGGGAGTGATTACCGCTGAGCAGCTTGCGGAGGCAAGGGATGTTCAGCGCAGCGCCCCCGGCGACATTGGCCGCATAATCATAGACCTTGGGTTTGCGGATGCAAAAGCTGTCACGGAGGTCCAGGCGGAGATTCTGGGCATAGCTTTTGTGGATTTAGTAACGCAGAAGATAGACCAGAGTGCAGTAAATGCTGTTCCTGAGCATGTTGCCAAACGGCATAAGGTCCTGCCCATAGGCAAAAACGGCAACAAATTGATCCTTGCGGTGGTAAACCCCAACGATCCTGTTGCACTTCAAGACATAAGGCTCGCCAGTGGTGCCCAGCAGATTGTTCCGGCTTTGGCAACAGAGGACGACCTGCTTGATGCGATAGACCGCGTTTATAATAGCGGCGGCAGCGCAGGCAATGAAGTTGTGCCTACTACCGATCCTGGAGCGGCACCGATACCTGGTGGATCGAATGGCGGCGGAGGAGGAGCGAGCCTCAATCTGTCGGCTGACATCAGGCAGGCAATTGCAGGCTTTGGAGCGCGCGAGGAAATTGCCGATGAGGACACTGAGAGCATCGCCAAGGTCTCAGAAGAAGCGCCTATTATCCGAATTGCCTACACGATCATCCAGCGTGCAATTGCGGACAGCGCCAGTGACATCCATGTCGAGCCGGACAGACGCGGTGTGCGGGTGCGTTATCGAATTGACGGTGTTTTGCACGAGGTCATGCCTCTGCCGAAGTATATCGACAAGCCTTTGATATCAAGATTTAAGATCATGTCCGATATGAACATTGCTGAGCGTCGTATTCCTCAGGATGGGCGTATTCCGATCCGCTGGGATAACAAAGACTATGATCTTCGTGTATCATGTCTGCCGACTGTCCATGGCGAGAAGATCGTTATGAGAATCCTCGACAAGAGCAACGTTCTCATCGGTCTGAATAGACTGGGTTTCAGTCCCGAAGTGCAGTCCCAACTCGAGGAGATCGTCGTTCAGCCGAACGGTATGTTTCTGACCACCGGGCCTACCGGTTCAGGCAAAACCACCACGCTCTATTCAGTTCTCCACAAGCTCAACTCAGTCGAAAAGAACATCATCACCATCGAAGACCCTGTCGAATACCAGTTAAGCGGTATTTCGCAGGTTCAGGTCCACAAAAAGGCAGGTTTGACGTTTGCATCAGCTATGAGATCATTCCTCCGCCAGGACCCTGACATCATCATGGTCGGTGAAATGAGAGACCTTGAGACCGCCGAGATCGGTGTCGAGGCATCGCTTACCGGTCACTTCGTTCTTTCGACTCTGCACACCAACGATGCGCCGAGCGCAGTTATCCGACTTGTGGATATGGGTGTTGAGCCATATCTTATTTCCGCTACGGTAGTTGCCACTCTTGCTCAGAGACTGGCTCGAAAGGTCTGTCAAAAATGCAAGGTTCCCTACCAGGTTCCCGCTAGCGAACTGCGGCGGTTCGGGTTCAAGGCATCGGACCCCAATCAACAGGTCACTCTCTATAAGGGTGAGGGCTGCGAGGTATGCAAGCATACCGGTTATAAGGGACGAATCGGCATCTATGAGCTGATGAGGATCAACGACGAGATTCGAGAGCTAATGGTCCGCCGTTCTCCTCTAGCCGATCTTAGAGAGGCCGCAAAGGCCAACGGCATGCATGAACTCAGGGAGGACGGTCTGGACAAGGTTCTCCAAGGTGTCACTACACCCGACGAGGTTATGAGGGTCGTCTTCACAGCCGGGCAATAG
- a CDS encoding prepilin peptidase, producing the protein MLPIWLGSAIAFIYGAAIGSFLNVCIYRIPEEQSIVTPPSHCPKCGKRLRGMDLVPLLSFLMLGRKCRYCGEPISWRYFSVELITGLLFVGTYLRYGISIDVFVYVFFICALLIAFFVDLDHFIIPDQVVIFGLILGVLKDVAHIIAGDINLLHIPTASGNMLPMLPSIAGMVVCAGVFYLIAYIGYFVFRPRGRSEPEDDADDQEYEGALGGGDINLAAAVGAVLGVMGALVSFFIAVIVGSVVGVTYMILKSRAEKKGVSWRTEIPFGPHMVIGALAVILAAPQLSSIWAWWVGIITP; encoded by the coding sequence ATGCTGCCTATCTGGCTTGGAAGCGCGATAGCATTTATATACGGTGCGGCGATAGGAAGTTTCCTGAACGTATGCATATACAGGATACCCGAGGAGCAGTCAATCGTGACGCCTCCATCGCATTGCCCAAAGTGCGGCAAAAGGCTCAGGGGAATGGACTTGGTGCCATTGCTGAGCTTTTTGATGCTGGGCAGAAAGTGCCGTTATTGCGGTGAGCCGATAAGTTGGCGATATTTCAGTGTGGAGCTTATAACCGGCCTGCTCTTTGTGGGCACGTATTTGAGATATGGCATCAGCATAGATGTATTTGTGTATGTGTTTTTCATATGTGCACTGCTCATAGCGTTCTTTGTCGATCTGGATCATTTCATCATACCCGACCAGGTAGTGATATTCGGTCTGATCCTTGGGGTGTTAAAGGACGTCGCTCATATCATAGCCGGTGACATCAATCTGCTGCATATACCGACAGCTTCGGGCAATATGCTTCCGATGCTGCCGAGCATAGCGGGTATGGTGGTATGCGCAGGGGTCTTCTACCTGATTGCGTATATCGGCTATTTTGTATTTCGTCCCAGAGGCAGGTCCGAGCCTGAAGATGACGCTGATGACCAGGAGTATGAAGGTGCGCTTGGCGGCGGAGATATAAACCTGGCCGCTGCAGTTGGCGCTGTGCTCGGAGTGATGGGTGCGCTGGTCTCTTTCTTTATTGCGGTGATAGTTGGCTCAGTGGTAGGCGTCACATATATGATCTTGAAGAGCCGCGCCGAAAAGAAGGGCGTGTCTTGGCGCACGGAGATACCCTTCGGACCGCATATGGTGATCGGTGCTCTGGCAGTAATTCTAGCCGCGCCTCAACTTAGTTCGATTTGGGCATGGTGGGTCGGCATAATCACGCCGTAA